One genomic region from Prochlorococcus marinus str. SB encodes:
- a CDS encoding 5-formyltetrahydrofolate cyclo-ligase: MTIFENKKLEREMFRKLRDRISLNQRENVEKNVRLYVDEFVKGYKNIGYIAIYWPLKNEVDIRSLKKEFTLALPRCKEKKELLFYPWDEKTLTKDSEGILSPNNSSPLSHSQINMIFVPCLSVDKKLTRLGYGGGYFDKLRRDSDWRNVPCIGVLTSNCVSTIPLTRAEWDIPLSGFITEKEIFV; encoded by the coding sequence ATGACGATCTTTGAAAATAAGAAATTGGAGAGGGAAATGTTTAGAAAACTAAGAGATAGGATTTCTCTTAATCAAAGAGAAAACGTAGAAAAGAATGTAAGATTATATGTTGATGAATTTGTTAAGGGATATAAAAATATTGGTTATATAGCCATATATTGGCCTCTAAAAAATGAAGTTGATATAAGAAGTCTCAAGAAAGAATTTACTTTAGCTTTGCCTAGATGTAAAGAAAAAAAAGAGTTGTTATTTTATCCATGGGACGAAAAAACTCTTACCAAAGATTCTGAGGGGATACTAAGTCCAAATAACTCTTCCCCATTAAGTCATTCGCAGATAAACATGATATTTGTACCATGTCTTTCCGTTGATAAAAAATTAACAAGATTGGGTTATGGAGGAGGTTATTTTGATAAATTAAGGAGAGATAGTGATTGGAGAAATGTTCCATGCATTGGAGTATTAACTTCTAATTGTGTTAGTACAATTCCTTTAACCAGAGCTGAGTGGGATATTCCTTTATCGGGCTTCATCACAGAAAAAGAAATATTTGTATAA
- the bchI gene encoding magnesium chelatase ATPase subunit I, with protein sequence MPTTKKRRVFPFTAVIGQEEMKLALLLNVIDPRIGGVMIMGDRGTGKSTTIRALADLLPAIDVVKDDPYNSSLVDPDLQSKEVLEKITQGENLESIQKQVPMVDLPLGATEDRLCGTIDIEKALSEGVKAFEPGLLAKANRGLLYVDEVNLLDDHLVDVLLDSAASGWNTVEREGVSVRHPARFVLIGSGNPEEGELRPQLLDRFGMSVEVKTVRDAELRVQVVDQRTSFDDNPDEFSLSVEKQQVELQQKVINAQEILNSVQMDDDLRLNISAICGELDVDGLRGDIVTNRSARAIAAFEGRTEVQEDDIARVISCSLRHRLRKDPLEQVDSGERVVQAFCKVFDLDEKENLSKFQLSAEA encoded by the coding sequence GTGCCTACAACAAAGAAAAGAAGAGTTTTTCCTTTTACAGCTGTAATTGGACAAGAAGAAATGAAATTGGCTCTCTTGTTAAATGTTATTGATCCAAGAATTGGAGGAGTGATGATAATGGGTGATAGAGGGACTGGAAAGTCTACTACCATTAGAGCCTTAGCTGATTTGTTGCCTGCAATCGATGTTGTTAAAGACGATCCATATAATAGTTCACTAGTTGATCCTGACTTACAAAGTAAAGAAGTTCTGGAAAAGATTACTCAAGGAGAAAATCTAGAGAGTATTCAAAAACAAGTACCTATGGTTGACTTGCCTTTAGGGGCTACTGAAGACAGGCTTTGTGGCACCATTGATATAGAGAAGGCTTTGAGCGAAGGTGTTAAGGCATTCGAACCGGGTCTATTAGCAAAAGCTAATAGGGGTTTACTATACGTTGATGAAGTGAATTTACTTGATGATCACTTAGTTGATGTACTTTTAGATTCGGCAGCTTCCGGATGGAATACTGTTGAAAGGGAGGGAGTATCTGTTCGACATCCTGCGCGGTTTGTCCTTATTGGTTCAGGAAATCCAGAAGAAGGTGAATTAAGGCCTCAACTATTGGACAGGTTTGGAATGAGTGTTGAAGTTAAGACAGTTAGAGATGCTGAATTAAGAGTTCAAGTAGTTGATCAAAGAACTTCTTTTGATGATAATCCTGATGAGTTTTCATTGAGTGTTGAGAAACAACAGGTTGAACTTCAACAAAAAGTTATTAATGCACAAGAAATATTAAATTCAGTTCAAATGGACGATGACTTAAGATTGAATATTTCTGCAATCTGCGGAGAACTAGATGTGGATGGTTTACGGGGGGATATTGTTACAAATAGGTCTGCTAGGGCAATTGCAGCATTTGAGGGCAGAACTGAAGTGCAAGAAGATGACATAGCAAGGGTTATTTCTTGTTCTTTAAGACATAGACTTAGAAAAGATCCATTAGAACAAGTTGATTCAGGTGAAAGAGTTGTTCAAGCTTTTTGTAAAGTATTTGATTTAGATGAAAAAGAAAATCTTTCAAAATTTCAATTGTCTGCTGAAGCTTAA
- the hisH gene encoding imidazole glycerol phosphate synthase subunit HisH, with amino-acid sequence MHKIGLIDYGMGNIHSVTKSLESLGEEIILIKNFNDSKFCKAIILPGVGAFDPAMDNLINTDLITDLKNWIKSGKSFFGICLGLQLLFESSDEGKIQGLGILKGKIQKIPNIVNQRIPHMGWCQLLPTKKNTLFGIEELDNWVYFVHSYHAIPDDLNIIAAQVDYGSEKLTAMIENDNLLACQFHPEKSGKTGEKLLRRWLSNIP; translated from the coding sequence TTGCATAAAATTGGACTAATAGACTATGGAATGGGTAATATTCATTCCGTAACAAAATCTCTAGAAAGTCTTGGAGAAGAAATTATATTGATTAAAAACTTTAATGATTCCAAGTTTTGTAAGGCGATAATACTTCCAGGTGTTGGAGCATTTGATCCAGCGATGGATAATCTCATAAATACAGATTTGATAACTGATTTGAAAAATTGGATTAAAAGTGGGAAATCCTTTTTTGGAATATGTTTAGGTCTCCAACTCCTTTTTGAATCTAGTGATGAAGGAAAAATTCAAGGGCTGGGAATTTTGAAAGGAAAAATACAAAAAATTCCTAATATTGTTAACCAAAGAATCCCACACATGGGTTGGTGCCAACTTTTACCTACCAAAAAAAATACTTTATTTGGGATTGAAGAATTAGATAATTGGGTCTATTTTGTACATTCTTATCATGCAATCCCAGATGACTTAAATATTATTGCAGCTCAGGTAGATTATGGCTCTGAAAAATTAACTGCAATGATTGAGAATGATAATTTATTGGCCTGTCAATTTCATCCGGAAAAATCTGGAAAAACCGGTGAAAAACTTTTGAGAAGATGGCTGAGTAATATTCCATAA
- a CDS encoding homoserine dehydrogenase has product MRKCKIGIVGFGTVGSGIYKILSSEVDSHPILKEIEIAKIAVKDLNKKRDIELDNNLLTDDPFKLINDPTIDVIVEVMGGVDLAKDIILQSLKLGKSVVTANKAVIARYGEEIYRTASKEGVYILSEAAVCGGIPIIEPLKRSLKSNSIKKMVGIINGTTNFILSKMTNEKADYKETLKLAQSLGYAEFDPTADVEGHDAADKISILSELAFGGKIKREEIHSEGISKINLKDIEYANKLGFEIKLLALSERGLINNNDSLALNIWVGPSLIPKSHPLATVKGVNNALLIEADPLGEIMLYGPGAGSGPTAASVVSDILNLHAASVKNNNSIDPLLSFDFWRNCHIIGSSQINKKNYLRIICLDSPGVIGKIGDIFGKNNVSIESIVQLDASEDKAEIVVITHEVNNGDFEKSKYEINSLNEVKIIASQLSCI; this is encoded by the coding sequence ATGAGAAAATGCAAAATTGGGATTGTAGGTTTTGGAACTGTAGGTTCAGGAATTTATAAAATATTAAGCTCTGAAGTTGATTCGCATCCAATTCTAAAAGAAATAGAAATTGCAAAAATAGCAGTTAAAGATCTTAATAAAAAAAGAGATATTGAGCTAGATAATAATTTATTAACAGATGATCCATTTAAATTAATTAATGACCCCACCATAGATGTAATTGTTGAAGTAATGGGTGGGGTTGATTTAGCGAAAGATATTATTCTGCAATCATTAAAATTAGGGAAATCTGTTGTTACAGCAAATAAAGCAGTTATTGCAAGATACGGAGAAGAGATATATAGAACCGCATCTAAAGAAGGAGTTTATATATTGTCAGAGGCGGCAGTTTGCGGGGGGATTCCTATAATTGAACCCTTAAAAAGATCATTAAAAAGTAATAGTATAAAAAAAATGGTTGGGATAATAAATGGGACAACAAATTTTATTCTTTCAAAAATGACAAATGAAAAAGCTGATTATAAGGAAACTTTAAAATTGGCTCAAAGCCTTGGGTATGCTGAATTTGATCCAACTGCAGATGTTGAGGGCCATGATGCGGCTGATAAAATTTCAATTCTTAGTGAACTTGCATTTGGAGGGAAAATCAAAAGAGAGGAGATACATTCTGAGGGCATAAGTAAAATAAATCTTAAGGATATCGAATATGCCAATAAATTAGGATTTGAAATAAAACTATTAGCGCTCTCCGAAAGGGGACTAATTAATAATAATGATTCACTTGCTTTAAATATTTGGGTAGGACCCTCTTTGATTCCAAAATCTCATCCATTGGCAACAGTTAAGGGAGTTAACAATGCCTTATTGATAGAGGCTGATCCTCTTGGAGAGATAATGTTGTATGGTCCAGGTGCAGGGAGTGGTCCAACGGCTGCATCAGTAGTATCAGATATATTAAACCTTCATGCCGCTTCAGTAAAAAATAATAATTCAATCGATCCATTATTATCTTTTGATTTCTGGAGAAACTGTCATATCATAGGAAGCTCACAAATAAATAAAAAAAATTACCTTAGAATTATTTGTCTTGATAGTCCAGGTGTTATAGGAAAAATTGGAGATATTTTTGGAAAGAATAATGTATCAATCGAATCTATCGTTCAACTAGATGCAAGTGAGGACAAAGCTGAAATTGTCGTTATTACTCATGAAGTGAATAATGGAGATTTTGAGAAATCAAAATATGAAATAAATTCGCTAAATGAAGTCAAAATTATTGCAAGTCAATTAAGTTGTATTTAA
- a CDS encoding RNA methyltransferase, whose amino-acid sequence MILGKNFSNLKIILVEPNGPLNVGSVARLCSNFDVDELRIVSPKCDIFSLEAKKMALKGQKFLKNCKVYDDLQKAIFDCDLVLASCGRIDFNKDLFFVSSEDIFDWTLSFEKINNLAIIFGRENRGLTNSELLQANKTFNIPTSENNPSLNLSHAVSIVLYELNKSSKKNLNNELKVFNLASSKEVHDTFVELEEMLLRVGYLLKHTSKAKISKFKNFILRANTSMKEINVLRGIVHQINWFLNNSKKNR is encoded by the coding sequence ATGATTTTGGGAAAAAATTTTTCTAATCTAAAGATAATTTTAGTTGAACCAAATGGTCCTTTAAATGTAGGAAGTGTTGCTAGATTATGCAGTAATTTTGACGTTGATGAATTAAGAATTGTTTCTCCTAAATGCGACATATTTTCTTTAGAAGCAAAAAAAATGGCTCTTAAAGGCCAAAAATTTCTTAAAAATTGTAAGGTTTATGATGATCTTCAAAAAGCAATTTTTGATTGTGATTTGGTTCTAGCATCTTGTGGAAGGATTGATTTTAATAAAGATCTATTTTTTGTATCTTCGGAAGATATATTTGATTGGACTTTATCTTTTGAGAAGATAAATAATTTAGCAATTATATTTGGAAGAGAAAATAGAGGTTTAACTAACAGTGAATTACTTCAGGCAAATAAAACTTTTAATATTCCAACTTCTGAGAATAATCCTTCATTAAATCTTTCACATGCTGTTTCAATAGTTTTGTATGAATTAAATAAGTCTTCAAAAAAGAATTTAAATAATGAATTAAAAGTTTTTAACTTGGCATCATCGAAAGAAGTACATGATACATTTGTGGAGTTAGAAGAAATGCTTTTGCGAGTTGGATATCTCTTAAAACACACCTCAAAGGCAAAAATCAGTAAATTTAAAAATTTTATTTTGAGGGCAAATACATCAATGAAAGAAATAAATGTTTTAAGAGGAATTGTCCATCAAATAAACTGGTTTTTGAACAATTCAAAAAAAAATAGGTAA
- a CDS encoding c-type cytochrome, with translation MSTSSSTAAERDFKREILKIVFVVFGVLLICFSIFWLNHHENNKYIIETLELNGSAEEGDALFKINCVGCHGITARGLVGPDLHSITQRLNDKEIIKQVTGGLTPPMPSFEIDPENMSNLLKYLHSLE, from the coding sequence GTGTCAACATCTTCATCAACTGCAGCAGAAAGAGACTTTAAGAGAGAAATCTTAAAAATTGTTTTTGTTGTATTTGGAGTTTTATTGATTTGTTTTTCAATATTTTGGTTAAATCATCATGAAAATAACAAATATATTATTGAAACTCTTGAGCTTAATGGCTCTGCTGAGGAAGGAGATGCTCTTTTTAAGATAAATTGCGTTGGATGTCATGGAATTACAGCAAGAGGATTAGTGGGCCCAGACTTGCACTCAATAACTCAACGCTTGAATGATAAAGAGATAATAAAACAAGTTACTGGAGGCCTAACTCCTCCGATGCCAAGTTTTGAAATTGATCCTGAAAATATGTCCAATTTATTGAAATATCTTCATAGTCTTGAATGA
- the petG gene encoding cytochrome b6-f complex subunit V has translation MIEPLLCGIVLGLVPITLLGLFVSAWNQYRRGSGMLDID, from the coding sequence ATGATCGAGCCTCTTCTATGTGGAATTGTTTTAGGATTGGTTCCAATAACTCTTCTTGGACTATTCGTAAGTGCATGGAATCAATACAGAAGAGGTTCAGGGATGCTGGACATTGATTAA
- the trxA gene encoding thioredoxin, which yields MSSAPAVTDSSFDKDVLQSDLPVLVDFWAPWCGPCRMVAPVVEEISKDFEGKIKVFKLNTDENPNVASQYGIRSIPTLMIFKGGQKVDTVVGAVPKATLSSTLTKHL from the coding sequence ATGTCATCAGCTCCCGCCGTAACTGATTCTTCATTTGACAAAGATGTACTGCAAAGTGATCTACCAGTATTGGTTGATTTTTGGGCACCATGGTGCGGTCCATGTAGGATGGTCGCTCCTGTTGTAGAAGAAATCTCAAAAGACTTTGAAGGCAAAATTAAAGTTTTCAAATTAAACACAGATGAGAATCCAAATGTAGCCAGTCAATACGGGATTAGAAGTATTCCTACATTAATGATCTTTAAAGGAGGTCAAAAGGTTGATACCGTTGTTGGTGCTGTACCAAAAGCTACTCTCTCAAGCACTTTAACTAAGCATTTATAA
- a CDS encoding GuaB3 family IMP dehydrogenase-related protein yields the protein MNIELGLNKKVRRAYGIDEIALVPGKRTVDYDLTDPSWSIGDFKREVPIVASAMDSVVDVNTAVELTKLGSLGVINMEGIQTRYQNPDEILNKIASVGKNDFVPLMQKIYSEPVKEGLILQRINEVKERGGIAAFSGTPQAAIKFKETLNNSKIDLFFLQGTVVSTEHLGMEGKETLNIKNLCQSMNVPVVAGNCVTYDVAKLLMDAGVAGLMVGIGPGAACTSRGVLGIGIPQATAIADCSAARNDYFKERGRYIPIIGDGGIVTGGDICKCLACGADAVMIGSPIAKSSNAPGKGFHWGMATPSPLLPRGTRIEVGSTGSLERIIKGPALLDDGTHNLLGAIRTSMSTLGAKNIKEMQEVEIVIAPSLLTEGKVYQKAQQLGMGK from the coding sequence GTGAATATTGAACTTGGTTTAAATAAAAAAGTCAGACGGGCTTATGGCATCGATGAAATAGCTTTAGTTCCTGGTAAAAGAACAGTTGATTACGATTTGACTGATCCTTCTTGGTCAATAGGTGATTTCAAAAGAGAAGTTCCTATTGTCGCTAGTGCCATGGATAGTGTTGTCGATGTCAATACGGCTGTAGAACTTACAAAATTAGGTTCCCTAGGGGTTATTAATATGGAGGGTATACAAACAAGATATCAAAACCCTGATGAAATATTGAACAAAATAGCATCAGTCGGGAAGAATGATTTCGTTCCATTAATGCAGAAAATATACAGTGAACCGGTCAAGGAGGGATTGATTTTACAAAGAATAAATGAGGTCAAAGAGAGAGGAGGTATAGCAGCTTTCAGTGGGACTCCTCAAGCTGCCATTAAGTTTAAAGAAACACTTAATAATTCCAAAATTGATTTATTTTTTCTTCAAGGAACAGTTGTTTCCACTGAACATCTTGGCATGGAAGGTAAGGAAACCTTAAATATTAAAAATCTCTGTCAATCTATGAACGTCCCAGTTGTTGCAGGTAATTGTGTTACTTACGATGTTGCCAAACTTCTTATGGATGCTGGAGTTGCAGGATTGATGGTTGGGATAGGACCTGGAGCTGCATGTACATCAAGAGGAGTATTGGGAATTGGAATCCCTCAAGCAACTGCAATTGCTGATTGTAGTGCGGCAAGAAATGATTACTTTAAAGAAAGAGGTCGTTATATTCCTATTATTGGTGATGGAGGAATTGTTACTGGCGGAGATATCTGCAAATGTTTAGCATGTGGAGCAGATGCTGTAATGATTGGATCCCCAATAGCTAAATCCTCAAACGCTCCCGGTAAAGGATTTCACTGGGGTATGGCTACTCCAAGTCCATTATTGCCAAGGGGCACAAGAATTGAAGTTGGTTCTACAGGATCCTTAGAAAGAATAATTAAAGGTCCTGCCTTGCTTGATGATGGGACACATAACTTATTAGGAGCCATTAGAACCTCAATGAGTACTCTTGGGGCAAAAAATATTAAAGAAATGCAAGAAGTTGAAATAGTTATCGCACCATCGCTTCTTACAGAAGGTAAGGTTTATCAAAAAGCTCAGCAGCTTGGGATGGGTAAGTAG
- a CDS encoding SufE family protein: MENKEKYNNLSKLVEKLQKSEDPKRKYEYILWLGKKLKEPGSEILVEENKVKGCVSEVFVKATIKAGKLFWEGYSDALITKGLLAFLITGLNELTPNDVVKIDKKFIEDTGLKASLTPSRSNGFLNILLKMQSQANEYL; this comes from the coding sequence ATGGAAAATAAGGAAAAGTACAATAATTTATCAAAATTAGTAGAAAAGTTGCAGAAATCAGAAGATCCAAAAAGAAAATATGAATACATTTTGTGGTTAGGCAAAAAATTAAAAGAACCAGGTAGTGAAATCCTTGTTGAAGAGAATAAAGTTAAAGGATGCGTTTCAGAAGTTTTTGTTAAGGCAACTATTAAAGCCGGTAAATTATTTTGGGAAGGATATTCTGATGCTCTCATAACAAAGGGTTTGTTGGCATTTTTAATTACTGGGTTAAATGAATTAACACCAAATGATGTTGTAAAAATAGATAAGAAATTTATAGAAGATACTGGTTTAAAAGCAAGCTTAACGCCTTCAAGATCAAATGGTTTTTTAAACATTTTATTGAAAATGCAGTCTCAAGCAAATGAATATTTGTAG
- a CDS encoding ABC transporter substrate-binding protein, translated as MKKKVFLSIFIILISFFQNSCGSKRISKKIIVASSGKIESLDPARANTLKAIQLISSLGDTLYELNSKGELIPELASGMPIISKDRLQITINLRKNVFFHDGTSLNSNAIKFTFDRFKRIGTMNYILGNKIKSIETPSEYSVIINLNKPSSSLNGLLTSVNLTPISPTFYKKYSEKFLNEKFVGTGKYVLKSFSNEVQLIEPNLNYWGEKVLNKGISFVGYSNSSSLFGALKSKQIDVLLSNSIDDSQRKSLSNLSQNKQFKEGNSPFTELSFISLKTSSYPLSNLNLRLALAKSLNRKLISDKVSYGLRKPARSIIPPILKKDNQDLWPKYDYSEARRLLQKENYCNGNILKIPLTYRSNVPADKLIALTWQEEVKKSLKDCLDIELNGVESTTIYKNLSLGFYTAVILDWTGAYSDPEAYLTPLLSCNEIVDGICKKGESVFSGSFWGSNKVEGLFLESEKISGIKRLEKLDEIEKIAANAIPYIPIWISSQKAWSQNKISKPIFNGAGIISLSDLKLIDE; from the coding sequence ATGAAAAAAAAAGTTTTTTTATCAATATTCATTATTTTAATTTCTTTTTTTCAGAATTCTTGCGGCTCAAAAAGAATATCTAAAAAAATCATAGTAGCAAGTTCTGGAAAAATTGAATCTTTAGATCCAGCGAGAGCTAATACTCTTAAAGCAATTCAATTAATCAGTTCTCTGGGAGACACTTTATATGAATTAAATTCCAAAGGGGAATTAATCCCTGAATTGGCATCAGGGATGCCAATTATTTCAAAGGATAGACTTCAAATAACTATCAATTTAAGAAAGAATGTTTTTTTTCATGATGGAACTTCATTAAATTCAAATGCAATAAAGTTTACTTTTGATAGATTTAAAAGAATTGGAACTATGAATTACATTTTAGGAAATAAGATTAAATCAATAGAAACCCCAAGTGAATATTCAGTCATTATAAATTTAAATAAACCATCAAGTTCTTTAAATGGTTTACTTACATCAGTAAATTTAACTCCAATATCTCCAACATTTTATAAAAAATATTCTGAAAAGTTTTTAAATGAAAAATTCGTTGGTACTGGCAAGTATGTCCTGAAAAGCTTTTCTAATGAAGTTCAATTAATTGAACCAAATTTGAACTATTGGGGTGAAAAGGTTCTAAATAAGGGTATTAGTTTTGTGGGATATTCAAATTCATCTTCTCTTTTTGGGGCTTTAAAAAGTAAACAAATTGATGTACTCTTATCAAATTCAATTGATGATAGTCAGAGAAAAAGTCTAAGTAATTTAAGCCAAAATAAACAGTTTAAAGAAGGTAATAGCCCTTTCACTGAATTAAGTTTTATAAGTCTTAAAACTAGTTCTTATCCCTTAAGTAATCTTAATTTAAGACTGGCTTTGGCAAAAAGTCTTAATAGAAAATTAATTAGTGATAAAGTAAGTTATGGATTAAGGAAGCCTGCTAGATCAATTATTCCTCCGATATTAAAAAAAGATAATCAAGATTTGTGGCCTAAATATGACTATTCAGAAGCGAGAAGGTTATTGCAAAAGGAAAATTATTGTAATGGAAATATTCTGAAAATACCTCTTACTTATAGATCGAATGTACCAGCTGACAAGCTTATTGCCCTGACATGGCAGGAAGAAGTTAAAAAATCTTTGAAAGATTGTCTTGATATTGAACTCAATGGGGTTGAATCTACAACAATTTATAAGAATCTAAGTTTAGGATTTTATACAGCAGTTATTCTCGATTGGACTGGAGCTTATTCAGATCCAGAAGCCTATCTCACTCCTCTTTTAAGTTGTAATGAAATAGTTGATGGCATATGTAAAAAAGGAGAATCAGTTTTCAGCGGTAGTTTTTGGGGATCTAATAAAGTGGAAGGTTTATTCCTTGAGAGTGAAAAAATAAGTGGAATTAAAAGATTAGAAAAACTTGATGAAATTGAAAAAATAGCAGCAAATGCAATTCCTTATATTCCTATTTGGATATCCTCTCAAAAAGCATGGTCTCAAAATAAAATATCAAAACCTATTTTTAATGGTGCAGGAATAATTTCATTGAGTGATCTTAAGTTAATTGATGAGTAG
- the rsmD gene encoding 16S rRNA (guanine(966)-N(2))-methyltransferase RsmD — protein sequence MKTNLRLIGGKKLQTPNNSYTRPTTLRVREAIFNILNKRVENSNWLDLFSGTGAISCEAYNHGASKIIAIEKSKINSKICLENLLSLENIENRRNDIEVICKDVLKWTKPNYERNLSSKNIDLNKLKFDFVYLDPPYDLDFHEIVLNQLFNCNLLKKDSTVICEHSPKLFIKKSTLWETIDVRNYGQSRLTFLINVQHP from the coding sequence ATGAAGACTAACTTAAGATTAATAGGTGGTAAAAAACTACAAACTCCAAATAATTCTTACACCAGACCCACAACTTTGAGAGTGAGAGAGGCCATATTTAATATATTGAACAAAAGAGTTGAAAATAGTAACTGGCTAGATTTATTTAGTGGAACAGGGGCAATATCTTGTGAAGCCTATAATCACGGGGCAAGCAAAATAATTGCAATTGAAAAAAGCAAAATCAACTCAAAAATTTGCTTAGAAAATTTACTCTCCTTGGAGAATATAGAGAATAGGAGAAATGATATCGAAGTTATTTGTAAAGACGTTTTGAAATGGACAAAACCTAATTATGAGAGAAACTTATCATCTAAAAATATCGATTTAAACAAACTAAAATTTGATTTTGTTTATCTAGATCCTCCATATGATCTGGATTTCCATGAAATAGTTTTAAATCAATTATTTAATTGTAATCTTTTAAAAAAAGATTCAACAGTTATTTGTGAACATTCTCCAAAACTTTTTATTAAAAAAAGTACTTTGTGGGAAACTATAGATGTAAGAAATTATGGGCAATCAAGATTAACATTTTTAATCAATGTCCAGCATCCCTGA
- the ruvC gene encoding crossover junction endodeoxyribonuclease RuvC yields MRIIGIDPGLARVGYGIIEIENERKILLDCGVIETGKDKKEEDRLYEIFQDLNELINHWNPTAAAVEKFFFYRSSTTISVVQARGVIMMVLASKKIHVSEYSPAQIKLTIAGSGKASKKDILDAVMYDLDLNKPPKPDDSADALAIALTKLNEEGFN; encoded by the coding sequence GTGAGAATAATTGGGATTGACCCTGGATTAGCTAGAGTTGGTTATGGAATAATTGAGATAGAAAATGAAAGAAAGATATTATTGGACTGCGGCGTTATTGAGACAGGTAAAGATAAGAAAGAAGAAGATAGACTTTATGAGATATTCCAAGATCTTAATGAATTAATAAATCATTGGAACCCAACTGCAGCTGCAGTAGAAAAATTTTTCTTTTACAGGTCAAGCACTACCATTAGTGTGGTGCAGGCCAGAGGCGTGATTATGATGGTATTGGCATCTAAAAAAATTCATGTTAGTGAGTATTCACCTGCTCAGATAAAATTAACAATTGCAGGGTCTGGAAAGGCATCTAAGAAAGATATTCTTGACGCTGTTATGTATGACTTAGATCTTAACAAACCTCCAAAACCTGATGATTCAGCAGATGCATTGGCCATAGCACTCACAAAACTAAATGAGGAAGGCTTTAACTGA